Proteins encoded together in one Solanum lycopersicum chromosome 7, SLM_r2.1 window:
- the LOC138337071 gene encoding agamous-like MADS-box protein AGL66: MGRNKIVMKKIEDSTSRKQFYSNRKDSIVKKSNELAVVCGTDVGLLMFSPSGQLTTYSSKESIEDIMIEAMNKSVNPRPIPNLNEQLLMQSLKQSKSEGQMVGKIAMYDTLLWDSVYVY, translated from the exons ATGGGTCGCAATAAGATTGTGATGAAGAAAATTGAGGATTCAACATCCCGTAAACAGTTCTATTCAAATCGCAAGGATAGCATTGTGAAGAAGTCAAATGAGCTGGCGGTTGTATGTGGTACAGATGTGGGGTTGTTGATGTTTTCTCCATCTGGTCAGCTGACTACCTATTCTAGCAAAGAAAG TATTGAGGACATCATGATCGAAGCTATGAACAAGTCTGTGAATCCGCG ACCCATACCAAATCTAAATGAACAG CTTTTGATGCAGAGTCTCAAACAGTCAAAATCTGAAGGCCAAATGGTTGGAAAAATAGCTATGTATGACACTCTCCTTTGGGACTCTGTTTATGTGTATTAG
- the LOC101246445 gene encoding agamous-like MADS-box protein AGL66 isoform X1, with the protein MGRTKLVMKKIEDPTSRQQFYSKRKDTILKKSNELAVLCDVDVGLLMFSPAGEVTSYSSKERLEDVMLLAMNKAGELNKLSPENPNEQALMDSLTQSKHEAEMVEKIAMYTTLLLHSVYIY; encoded by the exons ATGGGTCGCACTAAGCTTGTGATGAAGAAAATTGAGGATCCAACATCCCGTCAACAGTTCTATTCAAAGCGCAAGGATACCATCCTTAAGAAGTCCAATGAGTTGGCTGTTTTATGTGATGTGGATGTTGGTCTTCTAATGTTTTCTCCAGCCGGCGAAGTGACTAGCTATTCTAGCAAAGAACG TCTTGAGGATGTCATGCTCCTTGCTATGAACAAGGCTGGTGAACTGAACAAGCT atCTCCTGAAAATCCAAATGAACAG GCTTTGATGGACTCTctcacacaatcaaaacatgaaGCCGAAATGGTGGAGAAGATAGCGATGTATACCACTCTCCTCTTGCACTCTGTGTATATATATTAG
- the LOC138337555 gene encoding uncharacterized protein gives MDRFLHQNCQAEQVSYIRVVLVISEAISGLAVNWGRSSIFQVKEVTNIQMLAKILQCKIEHLPITYLGMPLGNNHKVLFIWDGIIEKTVKRLANLKANYLSLGGRVPLINSVLDALPTYIMSLFPLPTKGRREIG, from the exons ATGGATAGGTTTTTGCATCAAAACTGTCAG GCAGAACAAGTTAGTTACATTAGAGTTGTTTTGGTGATTTCTGAGGCCATCTCTGGATTGGCTGTGAACTGGGGGAGAAGCAGCATCTTCCAAGTCAAGGAAGTGACAAATATTCAGATGTTGGCAAAAATTTTGCAATGCAAGATAGAGCACTTACCAATTACTTACCTGGGAATGCCTTTGGGGAATAATCACAAGGTTTTGTTTATTTGGGATGGAATCATTGAGAAGACAGTGAAGAGGTTGGCTAATTTGAAGGCAAACTATCTGTCTCTGGGAGGAAGAGTCCCTCTGATCAATTCGGTCCTAGATGCGTTGCCTACATATATTATGTCACTTTTCCCTTTACCAACAAAAGGTAGAAGAGAGATTGGATAA
- the LOC101247340 gene encoding beta-amylase isoform X1: MNISTSSIGTSNLGVLPEVMGFPHQKLLIKKFHLARKQLLRQNITFSCNRKTGITRAIAPEATKVTGPTLSTVPLANYVPVYVMLPLDVISIDNVFRDQVKCEKQFKELREAGVDGIMVDVWWGIVEANGPGLYDWSAYRSLFQLVQKIGLKIQAIMSFHQCGGNIGDDVFIPIPKWVLAIGENNPDIFYTNRTGTRNKECLSLAVDNQPLFEGRTAIQIYSDYMRSFRENMSDFLEAGSIVDIEVGLGPAGELRYPSYTQSQGWKFPGIGEFQCYDKYMRTDFKGAATKAGHSEWDLPDDAGTYNNVPAETGFFGPNGTYLTEKGKFFLTWYSSKLLLHGDQILDEANKAFLGCKVKLSAKATGIHWWYKDASHAAELTAGFYNLDNRDGYRPIARMLSRHYGTFNFTCLEMRNSEHPAYAKSGPQELVQQVLSVGWKENIDVAGENALARYDGYAYNQILLNARPNGINKNGPPKLKMAGLTYLRLSEKLLQSRNFRTFKTFVKKMHADLDYCPEYDKPAPLGRSKGEISMDELLQATQRTKPFPWDEQTDARIGGILAEYWDRLVNKFFLSN; this comes from the exons ATGAATATCAGTACGTCTAGCATTGGAACTTCAAATTTAGGTGTTTTACCTGAGGTAATGGGATTTCCACACCAAAAATTGTTGATTAAGAAATTTCATTTGGCAAGAAAACAACTTCTCCGGCAAAATATTACATTTTCTTGTAATCGAAAGACTGGAATTACTCGAGCCATTGCACCAGAAGCAACAAAG GTTACGGGTCCAACATTGAGCACTGTCCCTTTAGCCAACTATGTGCCTGTTTATGTAATGCTTCCA TTAGATGTTATTTCAATTGACAATGTATTTCGGGACCAAGTTAAGTGTGAGAAGCAGTTCAAGGAACTGAGAGAAGCGGGTGTTGATGGGATCATGGTGGATGTCTGGTGGGGAATAGTAGAGGCCAATGGCCCCGGGCTATATGATTGGTCTGCGTATAGGAGTTTGTTCCAACTTGTTCAAAAGATTGGCCTCAAAATACAAGCTATTATGTCATTCCACCAATGTGGTGGCAATATAGGAGATGATGTTTTCATTCCTATACCCAAATGGGTACTAGCTATCGGAGAAAACAACCCTGATATTTTCTATACTAATCGGACTGGTACAAGGAACAAAGAATGCCTCTCACTTGCCGTGGATAACCAACCTCTATTTGAAGGTCGAACTGCTATCCAG ATTTACAGCGACTACATGAGGAGCTTTAGAGAGAACATGTCCGACTTCTTGGAAGCTGGAAGCATAGTAGACATAGAGGTAGGACTTGGTCCTGCCGGTGAGCTTAGATATCCATCGTACACTCAGTCTCAAGGATGGAAATTCCCCGGCATTGGAGAATTTCAG TGCTATGACAAGTACATGAGAACAGATTTCAAGGGGGCAGCAACAAAGGCAGGCCACTCAGAGTGGGATCTTCCAGATGATGCAGGAACATATAATAATGTACCCGCCGAAACAGGATTCTTTGGACCAAATGGTACATACCTTACCGAGAAAGGGAAGTTCTTTTTGACCTGGTACTCTAGCAAGCTACTGCTTCACGGAGATCAGATCCTTGATGAAGCAAACAAAGCTTTCCTGGGATGCAAAGTGAAGCTATCAGCTAAAGCAA CTGGAATTCACTGGTGGTACAAAGATGCCAGCCATGCTGCAGAGCTAACAGCGGGATTTTATAATTTGGACAATCGAGATGGCTATAGACCAATAGCAAGGATGTTATCGAGACACTATGGTACCTTTAATTTCACTTGCCTTGAGATGAGGAATTCAGAACATCCAGCTTATGCTAAGTCTGGCCCTCAAGAGCTAGTTCAACAG GTTTTGAGTGTTGGCTGGAAAGAGAACATTGATGTAGCAGGTGAGAATGCGCTTGCAAGATATGACGGCTATGCCTACAACCAAATCCTTCTCAACGCTAGACCAAATGGTATCAACAAAAACGGTCCACCAAAACTAAAAATGGCTGGGCTGACTTACCTTCGATTATCTGAAAAGCTCCTTCAAAGTAGGAACTTCAGAACCTTCAAAACATTTGTCAAGAAAATGCATGCTGATCTG GATTACTGTCCTGAATACGATAAACCAGCTCCCCTGGGAAGATCAAAGGGGGAGATTTCAATGGATGAACTTCTTCAAGCCACTCAACGAACAAAACCATTCCCGTGGGATGAACAGACAGATGCTAGAATTGGCGGTATATTGGCTGAATATTGGGATAGGCTGGTTAACAAGTTCTTTCTATCTAACTGA
- the LOC101246445 gene encoding agamous-like MADS-box protein AGL66 isoform X2, which yields MKKIEDPTSRQQFYSKRKDTILKKSNELAVLCDVDVGLLMFSPAGEVTSYSSKERLEDVMLLAMNKAGELNKLSPENPNEQALMDSLTQSKHEAEMVEKIAMYTTLLLHSVYIY from the exons ATGAAGAAAATTGAGGATCCAACATCCCGTCAACAGTTCTATTCAAAGCGCAAGGATACCATCCTTAAGAAGTCCAATGAGTTGGCTGTTTTATGTGATGTGGATGTTGGTCTTCTAATGTTTTCTCCAGCCGGCGAAGTGACTAGCTATTCTAGCAAAGAACG TCTTGAGGATGTCATGCTCCTTGCTATGAACAAGGCTGGTGAACTGAACAAGCT atCTCCTGAAAATCCAAATGAACAG GCTTTGATGGACTCTctcacacaatcaaaacatgaaGCCGAAATGGTGGAGAAGATAGCGATGTATACCACTCTCCTCTTGCACTCTGTGTATATATATTAG
- the LOC101247340 gene encoding beta-amylase isoform X2 has product MNISTSSIGTSNLGVLPEVMGFPHQKLLIKKFHLARKQLLRQNITFSCNRKTGITRAIAPEATKVTGPTLSTVPLANYVPVYVMLPLDVISIDNVFRDQVKCEKQFKELREAGVDGIMVDVWWGIVEANGPGLYDWSAYRSLFQLVQKIGLKIQAIMSFHQCGGNIGDDVFIPIPKWVLAIGENNPDIFYTNRTGTRNKECLSLAVDNQPLFEGRTAIQIYSDYMRSFRENMSDFLEAGSIVDIEVGLGPAGELRYPSYTQSQGWKFPGIGEFQCYDKYMRTDFKGAATKAGHSEWDLPDDAGTYNNVPAETGFFGPNGTYLTEKGKFFLTWYSSKLLLHGDQILDEANKAFLGCKVKLSAKVAGIHWWYKDASHAAELTAGFYNLDNRDGYRPIARMLSRHYGTFNFTCLEMRNSEHPAYAKSGPQELVQQVLSVGWKENIDVAGENALARYDGYAYNQILLNARPNGINKNGPPKLKMAGLTYLRLSEKLLQSRNFRTFKTFVKKMHADLDYCPEYDKPAPLGRSKGEISMDELLQATQRTKPFPWDEQTDARIGGILAEYWDRLVNKFFLSN; this is encoded by the exons ATGAATATCAGTACGTCTAGCATTGGAACTTCAAATTTAGGTGTTTTACCTGAGGTAATGGGATTTCCACACCAAAAATTGTTGATTAAGAAATTTCATTTGGCAAGAAAACAACTTCTCCGGCAAAATATTACATTTTCTTGTAATCGAAAGACTGGAATTACTCGAGCCATTGCACCAGAAGCAACAAAG GTTACGGGTCCAACATTGAGCACTGTCCCTTTAGCCAACTATGTGCCTGTTTATGTAATGCTTCCA TTAGATGTTATTTCAATTGACAATGTATTTCGGGACCAAGTTAAGTGTGAGAAGCAGTTCAAGGAACTGAGAGAAGCGGGTGTTGATGGGATCATGGTGGATGTCTGGTGGGGAATAGTAGAGGCCAATGGCCCCGGGCTATATGATTGGTCTGCGTATAGGAGTTTGTTCCAACTTGTTCAAAAGATTGGCCTCAAAATACAAGCTATTATGTCATTCCACCAATGTGGTGGCAATATAGGAGATGATGTTTTCATTCCTATACCCAAATGGGTACTAGCTATCGGAGAAAACAACCCTGATATTTTCTATACTAATCGGACTGGTACAAGGAACAAAGAATGCCTCTCACTTGCCGTGGATAACCAACCTCTATTTGAAGGTCGAACTGCTATCCAG ATTTACAGCGACTACATGAGGAGCTTTAGAGAGAACATGTCCGACTTCTTGGAAGCTGGAAGCATAGTAGACATAGAGGTAGGACTTGGTCCTGCCGGTGAGCTTAGATATCCATCGTACACTCAGTCTCAAGGATGGAAATTCCCCGGCATTGGAGAATTTCAG TGCTATGACAAGTACATGAGAACAGATTTCAAGGGGGCAGCAACAAAGGCAGGCCACTCAGAGTGGGATCTTCCAGATGATGCAGGAACATATAATAATGTACCCGCCGAAACAGGATTCTTTGGACCAAATGGTACATACCTTACCGAGAAAGGGAAGTTCTTTTTGACCTGGTACTCTAGCAAGCTACTGCTTCACGGAGATCAGATCCTTGATGAAGCAAACAAAGCTTTCCTGGGATGCAAAGTGAAGCTATCAGCTAAA GTAGCTGGAATTCACTGGTGGTACAAAGATGCCAGCCATGCTGCAGAGCTAACAGCGGGATTTTATAATTTGGACAATCGAGATGGCTATAGACCAATAGCAAGGATGTTATCGAGACACTATGGTACCTTTAATTTCACTTGCCTTGAGATGAGGAATTCAGAACATCCAGCTTATGCTAAGTCTGGCCCTCAAGAGCTAGTTCAACAG GTTTTGAGTGTTGGCTGGAAAGAGAACATTGATGTAGCAGGTGAGAATGCGCTTGCAAGATATGACGGCTATGCCTACAACCAAATCCTTCTCAACGCTAGACCAAATGGTATCAACAAAAACGGTCCACCAAAACTAAAAATGGCTGGGCTGACTTACCTTCGATTATCTGAAAAGCTCCTTCAAAGTAGGAACTTCAGAACCTTCAAAACATTTGTCAAGAAAATGCATGCTGATCTG GATTACTGTCCTGAATACGATAAACCAGCTCCCCTGGGAAGATCAAAGGGGGAGATTTCAATGGATGAACTTCTTCAAGCCACTCAACGAACAAAACCATTCCCGTGGGATGAACAGACAGATGCTAGAATTGGCGGTATATTGGCTGAATATTGGGATAGGCTGGTTAACAAGTTCTTTCTATCTAACTGA